The following coding sequences lie in one Lelliottia jeotgali genomic window:
- a CDS encoding 3-oxoadipate CoA-transferase subunit A translates to MIDKRIATLDDAVTDVFDGATVMVGGFGPAGQPSDLLDALIRRRPRELTLISNNAGNGDYGLAALLKAGCVRKVICSFPRQVDSWVFDDLYRRGEVELELVPQGNLAARIQAGGSGLGGIFTPTGYGTELAEGKETRHIDGKDYVFELPLNADFALIKALKADRWGNLVYDKTGRNFGPIMAAAARCTIAQVSECVALGELDPEAVVTPGIFVQRVIQVSATSLKETA, encoded by the coding sequence ATGATTGATAAACGGATTGCCACGCTGGATGACGCGGTGACGGATGTTTTCGATGGCGCGACGGTAATGGTCGGCGGGTTTGGCCCGGCGGGACAGCCGTCGGACCTGCTGGATGCGCTGATCCGCCGCCGTCCACGCGAACTCACCCTCATCAGCAACAACGCTGGCAACGGCGACTACGGCCTGGCGGCGCTGCTCAAAGCAGGTTGCGTGAGGAAGGTGATCTGCTCCTTCCCGCGTCAGGTGGATTCCTGGGTGTTTGACGATTTGTATCGTCGCGGCGAGGTCGAGCTAGAGCTGGTGCCGCAGGGCAATCTGGCGGCGCGTATTCAGGCGGGCGGTTCGGGACTGGGCGGCATTTTTACACCGACCGGCTACGGGACTGAGCTGGCCGAAGGCAAAGAGACACGCCATATCGACGGCAAAGATTATGTTTTTGAACTGCCGCTGAACGCCGACTTCGCGCTGATCAAAGCGCTGAAAGCCGACCGCTGGGGCAACCTGGTGTACGACAAAACCGGGCGCAACTTTGGCCCGATCATGGCCGCTGCCGCCCGTTGCACCATCGCGCAGGTGAGCGAATGTGTGGCCCTCGGCGAACTGGACCCGGAAGCGGTGGTCACGCCGGGGATTTTTGTTCAGCGGGTGATTCAGGTTTCAGCCACGTCACTTAAGGAGACCGCGTGA
- a CDS encoding Permeases of the major facilitator superfamily, with product MSNVVTESTVTPAAGSQDAQQMRKLVIASVLGNALEWYDFFLYGTAAALVFGPLFFPVGGDPLQGTLLAFSGFAVGFLARPLGGIVFGHIGDRYSRKMTLIMTLTLMGATTFVIGLLPVYAQIGIWAPLSLIILRFLQGVASGGEWGGGVLMLSENAPASRRGYYTAWSQMGVSGGFVLSAFAFYLVQKLPEDDFMSWGWRVPFLLSIVIFLVGVYIRKNIRESKAFTQAKPEEAHEKIPLLVIIREHPKALLQAIALRLPENGASYIFFTFSVVYAKHIGISTGEIISAVTLAMLVEFFSILFWGALSDRIGLKPVYYIGVIGLLVMAFPFFWLLSTGTYGWIMLAMLLGLPFCHGAMIGTQPCIMSDLFPVRVRYSGLALGHEVGSIFSGGLGPMLAVALLMEFNASWPVSVLLMVYALLAWIALRSLPNNKKEAQE from the coding sequence ATGAGTAATGTCGTTACTGAAAGTACCGTCACACCAGCCGCCGGCAGCCAGGATGCGCAGCAGATGCGCAAGCTGGTGATCGCCTCGGTGCTGGGCAATGCGCTGGAATGGTATGACTTTTTTCTGTATGGCACGGCGGCGGCACTGGTGTTTGGCCCGCTGTTCTTCCCGGTGGGCGGTGACCCGCTCCAGGGAACTTTGCTGGCCTTTTCCGGTTTTGCGGTTGGTTTTCTGGCGCGTCCGCTGGGCGGGATTGTCTTCGGGCATATTGGCGATCGCTACAGCCGCAAAATGACGCTGATCATGACCCTGACGCTGATGGGGGCCACCACGTTCGTTATCGGCCTGCTGCCGGTGTACGCGCAGATTGGTATCTGGGCGCCGCTGTCGCTGATCATTTTGCGCTTCTTACAGGGCGTGGCATCGGGCGGAGAGTGGGGCGGTGGAGTACTGATGCTGAGTGAAAACGCGCCAGCATCACGGCGCGGGTATTACACCGCCTGGAGCCAGATGGGGGTTTCCGGTGGATTTGTTCTCTCGGCCTTTGCCTTTTACCTGGTGCAAAAACTGCCGGAAGACGACTTTATGAGCTGGGGCTGGCGCGTGCCGTTCCTGCTGAGCATCGTCATCTTTTTGGTCGGCGTTTATATCCGCAAAAACATCCGCGAGAGTAAGGCCTTTACCCAGGCCAAACCGGAAGAGGCGCACGAGAAAATCCCGCTGCTGGTGATTATCCGCGAACACCCGAAAGCGCTGTTGCAGGCCATTGCCCTGCGTCTGCCGGAGAACGGCGCATCGTACATCTTCTTTACCTTCTCGGTGGTCTACGCCAAACACATCGGCATCAGCACCGGTGAAATTATCAGCGCCGTGACCCTGGCGATGCTGGTGGAGTTTTTCTCGATTCTGTTCTGGGGGGCGCTGTCGGATCGCATCGGCCTCAAGCCGGTCTACTACATCGGCGTGATCGGCCTGCTGGTAATGGCGTTCCCGTTCTTCTGGCTGCTCTCCACCGGGACGTACGGCTGGATCATGCTGGCGATGCTGCTCGGCCTGCCATTTTGCCACGGGGCGATGATCGGCACTCAGCCCTGCATCATGAGCGATCTGTTCCCGGTGCGGGTGCGCTACTCCGGCCTGGCGTTGGGACATGAAGTGGGATCGATATTTTCCGGCGGTCTGGGACCGATGCTGGCGGTGGCGCTACTGATGGAATTCAACGCCTCATGGCCCGTCTCCGTACTGCTGATGGTTTACGCCCTGCTGGCGTGGATTGCGCTGCGCAGCCTGCCCAATAACAAAAAAGAGGCCCAGGAATGA
- a CDS encoding 4-hydroxyphenylacetate 3-monooxygenase, reductase component codes for MTLQTEFRNAMAQLGSAVSVITTDGPAGKFGFTASAVCSVTDQPPTLLVCMNRNSFAHQHFKHNGTLCVNVLSGEHQDLSGVFANASLRSEERFLHDSWQVLSSGAPVLSSSVASFDCTIDTCHEVGSHSVFYCQVQAIRISEQPRGLVYFNRRYHTVGDDVQA; via the coding sequence ATGACACTGCAAACAGAATTTCGTAATGCGATGGCACAGCTCGGCAGCGCGGTTTCGGTTATCACCACCGACGGCCCGGCGGGGAAATTTGGTTTTACCGCGTCGGCAGTCTGTAGCGTGACCGATCAGCCGCCTACGCTGCTGGTGTGCATGAACCGCAACTCCTTTGCTCATCAGCATTTCAAACACAACGGCACCCTGTGCGTCAACGTGCTCTCCGGTGAACATCAGGATCTTTCTGGCGTCTTCGCCAACGCCAGCCTGCGTTCCGAGGAGCGGTTCCTGCACGACAGCTGGCAGGTATTGAGCAGCGGCGCGCCGGTGCTCAGCTCGTCCGTCGCCAGCTTTGATTGCACCATCGACACCTGTCACGAAGTGGGCAGCCACAGCGTTTTCTACTGCCAGGTTCAGGCCATTCGCATCAGCGAACAGCCGCGCGGGCTGGTCTACTTCAACCGCCGCTATCACACCGTCGGTGACGATGTGCAGGCGTAA
- a CDS encoding Flavodoxin reductases (ferredoxin-NADPH reductases), Vanillate O-demethylase oxidoreductase, which translates to MLTLQVIRRELQGDVVLLTLAHVDGIPLPSFRAGAHIDLHLSAELIRPYSLCGDPQNARYYQLGVLKDTNSQGGSLAAHALREGDEIQVSEPRNLFALDDAASHSLLIGGGIGITPMLAMAAELHAAGRSFSLHYCARSRSQAAFIAQLEAAPFADRVHLHFSDEQRLNLDAALCDVPDNTHVYTCGPARLMDAVTDRAKAQGYHPEHIHQECFSAEVQTGGNAFEVVAATSGITVKVLENQTIVEALAQAGLKVNVSCKQGICGSCLTDVLEGEPDHRDHYLTDEEKADGDQILLCCSRAKCARLVIDL; encoded by the coding sequence ATGCTGACACTACAGGTTATCCGCCGCGAGCTGCAGGGCGACGTGGTCCTGCTGACGCTGGCGCATGTTGACGGCATTCCGCTCCCGTCGTTTCGCGCCGGGGCGCATATCGACCTGCATCTCAGCGCCGAGTTGATTCGTCCGTACTCCCTGTGCGGCGACCCGCAGAATGCCCGGTACTACCAGCTCGGCGTGCTGAAAGACACAAATTCGCAGGGCGGATCGCTCGCCGCCCACGCCCTGCGTGAAGGCGATGAGATTCAGGTTAGCGAGCCGCGCAATCTGTTTGCGCTGGATGACGCTGCGTCCCACAGCCTGCTGATCGGCGGCGGAATTGGTATTACGCCGATGCTGGCGATGGCGGCGGAACTTCACGCCGCCGGGCGCTCCTTCTCGCTGCATTACTGTGCCCGGTCGCGTTCACAGGCGGCATTTATTGCGCAGCTGGAAGCCGCGCCGTTCGCCGACCGCGTGCATCTGCACTTTAGCGACGAGCAGCGCCTGAATCTTGACGCCGCGCTGTGCGATGTGCCCGACAACACCCACGTCTACACCTGCGGTCCGGCGCGGCTGATGGATGCGGTGACCGATCGCGCAAAAGCCCAGGGCTATCACCCAGAGCACATCCACCAGGAGTGTTTCAGCGCCGAGGTGCAGACCGGCGGCAATGCCTTTGAAGTGGTCGCCGCGACCAGCGGTATCACCGTGAAAGTGCTGGAAAACCAGACCATCGTCGAGGCGCTGGCCCAGGCCGGACTGAAAGTGAATGTGTCGTGCAAGCAGGGGATTTGCGGCAGTTGCCTGACTGACGTGCTGGAAGGCGAGCCGGATCACCGCGACCACTATCTGACCGACGAAGAGAAAGCCGACGGCGATCAGATCCTGCTCTGCTGTTCGCGGGCGAAATGCGCCCGTCTCGTTATCGATTTGTAA
- a CDS encoding 3-oxoacyl-(acyl-carrier protein) reductase, translated as MTQTALVTGAAAGLGNAIAAHLLEQGFQVVLTDVDAARAQQAADALDSDNVLALGLDIRQPEEFTRALNATLARFGSLQVLVNNAALTLATPVMEISVDEFDRVISTNLRGTFVGCQTMGRYFAAQGYGRIINLASLAGQNGGTASGAHYAASKGGILTLTKIFARELSKAGVTVNAIAPGPMDSPMVHALVPEEKMAGLLAMIPVGKLGEAAFVAQAVALLASPQASFVTGATWDINGGLFMR; from the coding sequence ATGACACAAACTGCATTAGTGACCGGCGCGGCCGCCGGTCTGGGCAATGCTATCGCCGCACATCTTCTGGAACAGGGGTTCCAGGTAGTGCTGACCGACGTCGACGCCGCTCGCGCGCAGCAGGCGGCGGACGCGCTCGACAGCGATAACGTGCTGGCGCTGGGGCTGGATATCCGCCAGCCGGAGGAGTTTACCCGCGCGCTCAACGCGACGCTCGCCCGTTTCGGCAGTTTACAGGTGCTGGTCAACAACGCCGCGCTGACGCTGGCAACGCCAGTAATGGAGATTAGCGTCGACGAGTTCGATCGCGTGATCTCCACCAATCTCCGCGGCACCTTTGTCGGCTGCCAGACGATGGGGCGCTACTTCGCCGCTCAAGGCTACGGTCGCATCATCAACCTGGCATCGCTCGCCGGGCAGAACGGCGGCACGGCGTCGGGGGCGCATTACGCCGCATCTAAAGGCGGCATTTTGACGCTGACCAAAATCTTCGCCCGCGAGCTGAGCAAAGCGGGCGTGACGGTCAATGCCATAGCACCTGGCCCGATGGATTCGCCGATGGTCCACGCTCTGGTGCCGGAAGAAAAAATGGCCGGACTGCTGGCCATGATCCCGGTCGGCAAACTTGGCGAGGCGGCGTTTGTCGCTCAAGCCGTGGCATTGCTGGCTTCACCGCAGGCGTCGTTTGTCACCGGGGCAACCTGGGACATCAACGGCGGCCTGTTTATGCGTTAA
- a CDS encoding Succinyl-CoA synthetase, alpha subunit has translation MNAQDALRLQQLEDSQAARVCISDYMRLCDQLDSHETVQAIGALFTTDACWEGLGEPYATRLGKHQGREAIVAMMASYVRRPAHFALNAHFLCSEALGHTADGELRGRWLMLQTSEFTAGGAHLNAAEICVTFMRDANGMAMRHFTTRNLFSRPVDRWHAADELPVPDKNENVQENQT, from the coding sequence ATGAACGCACAGGATGCGCTGCGCTTACAGCAGCTCGAAGACAGCCAGGCGGCGCGGGTGTGCATCAGCGATTACATGCGCCTGTGCGACCAGCTCGACAGCCATGAAACTGTGCAGGCAATCGGCGCGCTGTTTACCACCGACGCCTGTTGGGAAGGGCTCGGTGAACCCTACGCCACTCGCCTCGGCAAACACCAGGGACGCGAGGCGATTGTCGCGATGATGGCGAGCTACGTGCGGCGTCCCGCGCACTTTGCCCTCAACGCGCATTTCCTGTGCTCGGAAGCGCTGGGCCACACGGCGGACGGTGAACTGCGCGGGCGCTGGCTGATGCTGCAAACCTCAGAATTTACCGCCGGGGGGGCGCACCTGAACGCCGCAGAAATCTGCGTCACCTTTATGCGCGACGCGAACGGCATGGCGATGCGCCACTTCACTACCCGCAACCTGTTCAGCCGACCGGTGGACCGCTGGCACGCGGCGGATGAATTACCTGTCCCCGATAAAAACGAAAATGTGCAGGAGAACCAGACATGA
- a CDS encoding acyl-CoA dehydrogenase, translating into MSAIQVREELVPLLSDVAARSHEFEHQRHISDDIIARFRQAGVYRALVPKMYGGDECSPAQFCELIEQISTADGSAGWVASFGMSPFYLGALPPDTLQELYRDGPDVVFAGGIFPTQKAIQADGGYRVSGRWSFASGSMGASVLGVGILPDSEQALPRMAVLPRASVQIDPVWDTVGLAGTGSHDLLVNDAFVPHEWTFIRGGALNLEGPLYRYPVLSLATQVLSVVALGVARAALNEIYAIAHRQQSVTGAPRLADRQQAQMQIARCEAELRSARAWFYEAIDDVWQCLLAGNEASCEQINALRLSSTHVTRVAADVARQALALNGMGGVTMTSPLQRFVRDTMVITQHAFMGDLSYLNAGTVFFGGKPLPGYL; encoded by the coding sequence ATGTCTGCTATCCAGGTCCGCGAGGAACTTGTGCCGCTGCTGAGTGATGTCGCCGCTCGCAGCCATGAATTTGAACACCAGCGTCATATTTCTGACGACATCATTGCCCGTTTCCGGCAGGCGGGCGTCTACCGTGCGCTGGTGCCAAAAATGTACGGCGGCGACGAATGCTCTCCGGCGCAGTTTTGCGAACTGATCGAGCAAATCTCCACCGCCGACGGCTCTGCGGGCTGGGTGGCGAGCTTCGGCATGAGCCCGTTTTATCTCGGCGCGCTGCCGCCCGACACCCTGCAAGAGCTGTATCGCGACGGACCAGACGTGGTCTTTGCAGGTGGCATCTTCCCGACGCAGAAAGCCATTCAGGCAGACGGCGGATACCGCGTCAGTGGGCGCTGGAGTTTTGCCAGCGGCAGCATGGGGGCTTCAGTGCTCGGCGTCGGGATTTTGCCGGATAGCGAACAGGCACTGCCGCGCATGGCGGTATTGCCCCGCGCCAGCGTGCAGATCGATCCGGTCTGGGACACGGTCGGCCTCGCCGGAACCGGCAGTCACGATCTGCTGGTCAACGACGCCTTTGTCCCGCACGAGTGGACCTTTATTCGCGGCGGGGCGCTGAATCTGGAAGGGCCGCTGTACCGCTATCCGGTGCTGTCGCTCGCGACGCAAGTGCTCTCCGTGGTGGCGCTCGGCGTGGCTCGCGCGGCACTCAATGAAATCTACGCCATCGCCCATCGTCAGCAGTCGGTGACCGGCGCGCCACGTCTGGCGGACCGCCAGCAGGCGCAAATGCAAATTGCCCGCTGCGAAGCCGAGCTGCGCTCCGCCCGCGCCTGGTTTTATGAGGCCATCGACGACGTCTGGCAGTGTCTGCTGGCGGGAAATGAGGCGAGCTGCGAGCAGATCAACGCCCTGCGGCTTTCCTCCACTCACGTGACACGCGTCGCCGCTGACGTGGCGCGTCAGGCTCTGGCGCTAAACGGCATGGGCGGCGTCACCATGACCAGCCCGCTGCAACGTTTTGTGCGCGACACGATGGTGATCACTCAGCACGCCTTTATGGGCGATCTCTCGTACCTCAACGCCGGTACGGTCTTTTTCGGCGGCAAACCGCTGCCCGGTTATTTGTAA
- a CDS encoding Amidase: MKPVYESNGYVEQFVLGKGDLRFAVKDTLDIAGHQTRAGCPALEHNPVAPQHASVVAALLAQNCQLTGKTTLHELAFGVTGINPWSGTPVNPRYPALIPGGSSSGSAAVVASGEVDFSLGTDTGGSVRMPAACCGILGFKPGYGVLSRHGVMPAQSSLDCVGIFASDAAVLRQAMTRLGVPVGEPLNALPAMSFIPAASAEIDAILLRFLEQQGIAPQKAELPNLDDAHRAGLTLISHENWQAFSPLLASNKVSPDVASRIRAGADVSANALDSAEQIRIHFTAQVDAMLAKNPLLALATLPELPPTLEEAADPLSVVNLTRLVRPFNLSGHPAITLTVGDLHGRPVSLQLVAAKGQDGLLVQAVEWLTGRRKP; the protein is encoded by the coding sequence ATGAAGCCAGTTTATGAGAGCAATGGTTACGTTGAGCAATTTGTCCTCGGCAAGGGCGACCTGCGATTCGCGGTGAAAGACACTCTGGATATCGCCGGACATCAAACTCGCGCAGGTTGTCCTGCGCTGGAGCACAATCCCGTCGCGCCACAGCACGCCAGCGTCGTCGCTGCGCTGCTGGCACAAAACTGCCAGTTGACGGGCAAAACCACGCTGCATGAGCTGGCGTTTGGCGTCACCGGAATCAATCCCTGGAGCGGCACGCCGGTGAATCCCCGCTATCCGGCACTGATCCCGGGCGGCTCGTCCAGCGGTTCAGCCGCAGTGGTCGCCTCCGGTGAAGTCGATTTTTCCCTCGGCACCGACACTGGCGGATCGGTCAGAATGCCTGCGGCCTGCTGCGGCATTCTGGGATTCAAACCCGGCTACGGCGTCCTTAGCCGACACGGCGTGATGCCCGCGCAAAGCTCACTCGACTGCGTCGGGATATTTGCGAGCGACGCCGCCGTTTTACGCCAGGCGATGACGCGTCTCGGTGTCCCCGTTGGCGAACCGCTGAACGCGCTACCGGCGATGTCGTTCATCCCGGCTGCCAGCGCAGAGATTGACGCGATACTTCTCCGTTTCCTTGAACAGCAGGGTATCGCACCGCAAAAGGCCGAACTCCCCAATCTGGATGATGCCCATCGCGCCGGGCTGACCCTCATCAGCCATGAAAACTGGCAGGCGTTCAGCCCGCTGCTGGCGAGCAACAAGGTTTCGCCGGACGTTGCCTCGCGTATCCGCGCTGGAGCGGATGTCAGCGCCAACGCGCTGGATTCTGCCGAGCAAATACGCATCCATTTCACCGCGCAGGTTGATGCCATGCTTGCAAAAAACCCGCTACTGGCGCTGGCGACGCTGCCCGAGCTGCCGCCGACGCTTGAGGAAGCCGCCGATCCTCTTAGCGTGGTGAATCTCACGCGCCTGGTTCGCCCGTTCAATCTCAGCGGTCATCCGGCCATTACCCTGACCGTGGGCGACCTACACGGACGCCCGGTCTCGCTCCAGCTGGTGGCTGCGAAAGGCCAGGACGGACTGCTGGTGCAGGCCGTTGAATGGCTCACCGGACGACGAAAACCGTAA
- a CDS encoding Transcriptional regulator, MarR family, with amino-acid sequence MTTTKNTPDGTPDDPSFHREEFPFYWIVNVYARYTQIMEITLKKAQLDVSRFRVLMVTHQYGKASISQISEYAMAKMPTITKIVGRLRDDGLVTTASSEQDARVTEVMLTDAGRKKVEEAYALTQKVFEKGFKGMSVSQVDKMNLSLAKVLDNLNEL; translated from the coding sequence ATGACAACAACAAAAAATACCCCGGACGGCACGCCTGACGATCCCAGCTTTCATCGCGAAGAGTTTCCGTTTTACTGGATCGTGAATGTCTATGCGCGTTATACGCAAATCATGGAAATTACACTAAAAAAAGCCCAGCTAGACGTCTCTCGCTTTCGTGTTTTGATGGTCACGCACCAGTACGGCAAGGCCAGTATTTCGCAAATTTCTGAATACGCGATGGCCAAAATGCCGACCATCACCAAAATCGTTGGGCGACTGCGCGATGACGGTCTGGTCACCACCGCCAGCAGCGAACAGGATGCGCGCGTCACCGAAGTGATGCTCACCGACGCCGGTCGAAAAAAAGTGGAAGAGGCTTACGCTCTGACCCAAAAAGTGTTCGAAAAAGGCTTCAAAGGGATGAGTGTGTCACAGGTCGACAAGATGAATCTTTCACTCGCCAAAGTGCTGGATAACCTCAACGAACTGTGA
- a CDS encoding 4-hydroxyphenylacetate symporter, major facilitator superfamily (MFS) — MNERSSVEQTRPPSSAPDALDPRQQAVIKKLFRRLIVFLFILFVFSYLDRINIGFAGLTMGKDLGLTSTMFGLATTLFYVMYVICGIPSNIMLSIVGARRWIAVLMVIWGIASTATMFATGPNSLYVLRMLVGIAEAGFLPGLLLYLTFWFPAHYRARANALFMIAMPVTMALGSLASGFILNMDGLLNLKGWQWLFLLEGFPSVLLGLVVWFWLDDSPAKAKWLTEDDKACLNEMLEADKIAASKVQTAANVGLIPQRSVARELFTPIIILYTVAYFCLTNTLSALSVWTPLILRSFNETSSNVTIGLLSAIPQVCTIVAMVWWSKRSDRLNERKIHTLLPYLFAAAGWMLTASSTHPLLQFTGIVMASAGAFAAMVIFWTTPDRFISLRARAVGIAVINATGMTGAALGPLLMGWMKDVTGNFNAGIFMVAGFLVLGALIIALIPMTKTVAQKAAAPLST; from the coding sequence ATGAACGAACGTTCTTCTGTGGAGCAGACGCGCCCGCCGTCGTCTGCGCCCGACGCTCTGGACCCTCGCCAGCAGGCCGTGATCAAAAAGCTGTTTCGTCGGCTGATCGTTTTTTTATTTATTCTGTTTGTCTTCTCCTACCTCGATCGCATTAACATTGGCTTTGCTGGCCTGACGATGGGCAAAGATCTGGGCCTGACCAGCACCATGTTTGGCCTCGCCACCACCCTGTTCTACGTGATGTATGTCATTTGCGGCATTCCCAGCAATATCATGCTGAGTATCGTCGGCGCACGGCGCTGGATTGCAGTGCTGATGGTCATCTGGGGGATTGCCTCTACCGCCACCATGTTCGCCACCGGGCCGAACAGCCTGTACGTCCTGAGAATGCTGGTCGGGATTGCCGAAGCGGGCTTTTTACCGGGCCTGTTGCTGTATTTAACCTTCTGGTTCCCCGCACATTATCGTGCCCGCGCTAATGCCCTGTTTATGATTGCGATGCCCGTGACTATGGCGCTTGGCTCGCTGGCCTCCGGCTTTATCCTCAACATGGACGGCCTGCTGAATCTGAAGGGCTGGCAGTGGCTGTTCCTGCTGGAAGGCTTCCCGTCCGTGCTGTTGGGCCTGGTGGTCTGGTTCTGGCTGGATGACAGTCCGGCGAAGGCCAAATGGCTAACCGAGGACGACAAAGCCTGCCTGAATGAGATGCTTGAGGCGGATAAAATCGCCGCCAGCAAAGTGCAAACCGCCGCGAATGTCGGGCTGATACCGCAGCGCAGCGTGGCGCGAGAGCTGTTCACGCCAATAATTATTCTCTACACGGTGGCCTATTTCTGCCTGACCAACACCCTTAGCGCGCTCAGCGTCTGGACGCCGCTGATCCTGCGCAGCTTCAACGAGACCAGCAGCAACGTGACAATTGGTTTGCTGAGCGCCATCCCGCAGGTGTGTACGATTGTGGCAATGGTGTGGTGGAGTAAGCGTTCGGACCGACTGAACGAGCGCAAAATCCACACGCTGCTGCCGTATCTGTTCGCCGCCGCTGGCTGGATGTTGACCGCCTCCAGCACACATCCGCTGCTACAGTTCACCGGGATCGTGATGGCCTCGGCGGGCGCGTTTGCCGCGATGGTGATCTTCTGGACCACACCGGATCGCTTTATCTCCCTGCGCGCGCGCGCGGTCGGGATTGCGGTGATCAACGCCACCGGGATGACCGGCGCGGCGCTGGGGCCGCTGCTGATGGGCTGGATGAAAGACGTCACCGGCAACTTCAACGCCGGGATCTTTATGGTGGCCGGGTTCCTGGTTCTGGGCGCGTTGATTATCGCCCTAATCCCGATGACCAAAACCGTGGCGCAGAAAGCTGCCGCTCCACTCTCGACTTGA
- a CDS encoding NAD-dependent glyceraldehyde-3-phosphate dehydrogenase: protein MVKIGINGFGRIGRNFLRAALGNADIQIVAINDLTDSKTLAHLLKYDSLLGTLSASVEAGDHYLQVDGNQITVFSERDPANIPWRSVGVDIVIEATGFFTDREKAAVHIEKGGAKRVIISAPGKNDDLTVVMGVNDGLYDPAQHFVVSNGSCTTNGLAPAAQVLHQHFGIEHGLMNTTHAYTNSQALHDQPEKDLRGARAAALSIVPYSSGAAKALGKVIPELDGRLTGYSLRVPVPVVSIVDLTVTLSREVTVEAVNNAFREAASAGPLKGILGYSDEPLVSSDYQGDPRSSIIDGLSTLVIGGNMVKILAWYDNEWGFSNRLVDLAVLMERKGL, encoded by the coding sequence ATGGTTAAGATCGGTATTAATGGTTTCGGCAGAATTGGACGCAACTTCCTGCGCGCCGCGCTCGGTAATGCGGATATTCAGATTGTGGCAATTAACGATCTGACGGACAGCAAAACCCTCGCTCACCTGCTGAAATACGATTCTCTGCTGGGCACACTCTCTGCGTCAGTTGAGGCGGGTGACCATTACTTGCAGGTCGATGGCAATCAGATTACGGTCTTCAGCGAACGTGACCCGGCAAACATTCCGTGGCGCAGTGTCGGGGTAGATATCGTGATTGAGGCGACCGGTTTCTTCACCGACCGTGAAAAAGCGGCGGTACATATCGAGAAAGGTGGCGCAAAACGGGTCATCATTTCCGCACCGGGTAAAAACGACGATTTGACCGTGGTGATGGGCGTGAACGATGGACTGTACGATCCGGCTCAGCATTTTGTGGTCAGCAACGGCAGTTGTACCACCAACGGCCTCGCCCCGGCGGCGCAGGTACTGCATCAGCATTTCGGCATTGAACATGGTCTGATGAATACCACCCACGCCTACACCAACAGCCAGGCGCTGCACGACCAGCCGGAAAAAGATCTGCGCGGCGCCCGTGCCGCTGCCCTGTCGATTGTCCCCTACTCCAGCGGCGCGGCGAAAGCGCTCGGGAAAGTGATCCCAGAGCTGGATGGGCGTCTGACCGGGTATTCCCTGCGCGTGCCGGTGCCCGTGGTGTCGATTGTCGATCTGACGGTGACGCTGAGCCGGGAAGTCACGGTTGAAGCGGTGAATAACGCGTTTCGTGAAGCTGCGTCTGCGGGGCCACTGAAAGGGATTCTGGGTTACAGCGATGAGCCGCTGGTGTCGAGCGATTATCAGGGCGATCCGCGCTCATCCATTATCGACGGGCTTTCCACGCTGGTGATTGGCGGCAACATGGTGAAAATTCTGGCGTGGTATGACAACGAATGGGGCTTCTCGAATCGCCTGGTGGATTTGGCGGTGCTGATGGAGAGGAAAGGGTTGTAA